A genomic region of Pseudorca crassidens isolate mPseCra1 chromosome 10, mPseCra1.hap1, whole genome shotgun sequence contains the following coding sequences:
- the CCRL2 gene encoding C-C chemokine receptor-like 2, with protein sequence MANYTSAPEDDYDVLIEDNLSNNEIEPCTPYEPKILSAQLVPYLYTMVFTAGLLDNILVVLILVKYKGLKQVENIYFLNLAISNLCFLPTLPFWAYTASREGVLGDPPCKIVVALYSIGLYSEAFFNVLLTVQRYQEFFRMRRLFSACRMVAGNIFTSALAWVTAILVTLPELAFYKPQMESQKYKCFFTRPHFLPADETFWKHFLTLKMNILGFLLPLFFFVFCYVRMRKTLKCGARNCDLFKLVFTIMVVFLLMWGPYDIALFLSAFNEHFSLHGCESSYNLNRSVQIMKIIATTHCCVNPLLYVFLNKAFRKHLCQLCHLCSDTAPPPTEEPAQGTSREEYHLST encoded by the coding sequence ATGGCTAATTACACGTCAGCACCAGAGGATGATTATGATGTCCTCATAGAAGACAATCTGAGTAACAACGAAATAGAACCATGCACCCCATACGAGCCCAAGATTCTCTCAGCCCAGCTGGTGCCTTACCTCTACACCATGGTGTTCACGGCTGGCCTCCTGGACAATATCTTGGTTGTGCTTATCCTGGTAAAATACAAAGGACTCAAGCAAGTGGAAAATATCTATTTCCTCAACTTGGCAATTTCTAACTTGTGTTTCTTGCCCACCCTGCCGTTCTGGGCTTACACGGCCTCACGTGAGGGGGTTCTTGGTGACCCCCCGTGTAAAATTGTCGTGGCACTCTACTCCATAGGCCTGTACAGTGAGGCATTTTTCAATGTCCTTCTGACTGTGCAAAGGTACCAGGAGTTTTTCCGCATGAGAAGGCTTTTCTCGGCCTGCAGGATGGTGGCTGGCAACATCTTCACAAGTGCTCTGGCGTGGGTCACAGCCATTCTGGTCACTTTGCCTGAACTTGCTTTTTACAAACCTCAGATGGAAAGCCAGAAATACAAGTGCTTCTTTACCAGACCTCACTTCCTACCAGCTGATGAGACATTCTGGAAGCATTTTCTGACCTTAAAGATGAACATTTTGGGATTTCTTTTGCCACTGTTTTTTTTCGTATTTTGCTACGTGCGAATGAGGAAAACACTAAAGTGTGGGGCGAGGAACTGTGACCTTTTCAAGCTTGTTTTCACCATAATGGTTGTTTTCCTTCTGATGTGGGGACCCTACGATATTGCGCTTTTCCTGTCTGCTTTCAACGAACACTTCTCCCTGCATGGCTGTGAGAGTAGTTACAACCTGAACAGAAGTGTCCAGATCATGAAAATCATCGCCACCACCCACTGCTGCGTCAACCCTCTCCTCTACGTGTTTCTCAACAAGGCATTTAGGAAACACCTCTGCCAACTCTGCCATCTGTGCAGTGACACCGCACCTCCACCCACTGAGGAACCTGCCCAAGGCACATCAAGGGAAGAATATCACCTTTCCACTTAA